A DNA window from Linepithema humile isolate Giens D197 chromosome 6, Lhum_UNIL_v1.0, whole genome shotgun sequence contains the following coding sequences:
- the LOC105675368 gene encoding uncharacterized protein — MTDVRNLLIKQSATIDSLKRVLVNFKKLSKGNLTLPKTQGRLSQLESLWDSCRRLHVKLLQIATAKEQRTLSYFQGDEFLAAEEIYQDTADMLQETISRYISTHIVSRNRSIDSSINDSSNNCFQLPRIALPKFGGKLTDWESFRNTFESLVANNKALFNTQKFHYLKTSVIGDAVLFINNLRISDANYDSAWQLLLDKFNDEQTLVYSHLHAFESASNKNRKRKRLKEVARQCLHR; from the coding sequence ATGACGGATGTGAGAAACTTGTTGATCAAACAGAGTGCCACAATAGACTCGCTCAAACGAGTGCTAGTGAACTTCAAGAAGCTTTCCAAGGGGAACCTGACGCTTCCGAAGACGCAAGGGCGTCTTTCGCAACTGGAATCACTCTGGGACTCCTGTCGCCGCCTGCACGTCAAATTGCTGCAGATTGCCACGGCGAAGGAGCAGAGGACGCTGTCTTATTTCCAAGGCGATGAATTCTTGGCCGCCGAGGAAATCTACCAGGATACTGCCGACATGCTGCAAGAAACGATAAGTCGCTACATTAGTACTCATATTGTCTCGCGTAATCGCAGTATTGATTCTTCCATTAATGATTCGAGTAACAATTGCTTTCAATTACCACGTATTGCGCTTCCTAAATTTGGCGGTAAGCTCACTGATTGGGAGAGCTTTAGAAACACTTTTGAGTCACTCGTGGCTAATAATAAGGCGCTCTTCAACACGCAAAAGTTTCATTACTTGAAGACCAGCGTCATCGGCGACGCTGtcttgtttattaataatctacGCATTTCTGACGCCAATTATGATTCCGCGTGGCAATTGTTACTCGATAAATTCAACGACGAGCAGACTCTAGTCTACTCTCATTTGCACGCATTTGAGTCTGCctcaaataaaaacagaaaacgTAAACGACTTAAAGAAGTTGCGCGACAGTGTCTGCATCGATAG
- the LOC137000665 gene encoding uncharacterized protein, with translation MEEYIIFQNIMFESSSSSSSSDSDDNEELQNILFDNRGNNRDERRIVPKITNYLENVVIRYTNIEFKSHFRMERNTFYFLLHFIGSKLESFPFMGREQINTTKQLLIAIYVLATPDSYRSICERFGVARSTAWFSVKRVVRALYGLRNLFIRWPTYEEAQTIWTNIQTLYGFPKVLGIIDGTHINIARPKRDASSYINRKSRFSIQLQVICKDNLSFIHVFAGMPGCVHDMRVFLYSGVQQYCTPEFFPEDSHLLGDAAYSIQKNVMVPFYNNGHLIRRQKEFNRYLSSARITVERAIGLLKGRWRYLLDKLPMTRTDLVPYYVVSCCVLHNICLLNNDAIEIPIVVPDMLHEMEPLAITNELREEGNIKRNRLMEIITNNNFQERN, from the exons atggaagaatatattatattccaaAACATCATGTTTGAATCTTCGAGTAGTTCCTCTTCTTCAGACAGTGATGATAATgaagaattgcaaaatattttattcgataataGAGGTAACAATAGAGATGAAAGGAGAATAGTaccaaaaataacaaattatttggaaaatgtTGTTATAagatatacaaatattgaatttaaatcacattttag gATGGAGCGtaacactttttattttttattgcattttattggATCCAAATTAGAATCTTTTCCATTCATGGGAAGAGAACAAATCAATACAACAAAACAGTTATTAATAGCTATTTATGTTTTGGCAACACCAGATTCTTATCGCTCCATATGTGAAAGATTTGGTGTTGCCAGATCAACTGCGTGGTTTAGCGTCAAAAGAGTTGTTCGAGCATTGTACGGCCTTCGAAATCTTTTCATCAGATGGCCTACCTATGAAGAAGCTCAAACAATATGGACAAACATACAGACATTATATGGATTTCCGAAAGTCCTAGGTATCATTGATGGgacacatataaatattgccCGGCCAAAAAGAGATGCTAGtagttatataaatagaaaaagcaGATTCTCCATCCAATTACAA gtAATCTGTAAAGATAATTTGTCTTTCATTCATGTCTTTGCTGGAATGCCAGGTTGTGTGCACGACATGCGAGTGTTTCTTTATTCTGGAGTGCAGCAATATTGTACTCCAGAATTTTTCCCCGAAGACAGTCACTTATTAGGTGATGCAGCGTAtagtatacaaaaaaatgtcatgGTACCATTCTACAATAATGGTCATTTAATTAGGAGACAGAAAGAATTTAATCGTTATTTGTCATCTGCCCGAATAACCGTAGAAAGAGCAATCGGATTATTGAAAGGACGATGGCGTTATTTATTGGATAAATTACCAATGACAAGGACAGATTTAGTTCCATATTATGTAGTTAGTTGTTGTGTATTACACAACATTTGTTTATTGAATAATGATGCTATTGAAATCCCTATTGTTGTACCTGACATGCTACACGAAATGGAACCGTTAGCTATTACTAATGAATTGAGAGAAgaaggaaatataaaaagaaatcgattaatggaaataattacaaataataattttcaagaaaggAATTAG
- the LOC105680010 gene encoding uncharacterized protein PF3D7_1120600-like isoform X1, translated as MKKSVQLVKKHNTRQLKLLDEITNIEYIIEVNEEDFNRAYKDITFANALLQKAKHTLLINERNSSTIDNPSSSKKNMKNINTIIQLDDLLSNIETNQNETDNNASDIDNETNMLNIESIEKWTHNAILLLISLYKEKSYMLGKESHKKMWNLISQRMKEKQYNFTVTQCYNKMDTLKRRYRQIIDHNAQSGNDKKEWIYLESLDELFCNKPWVKPISVAGSNIRESEKSVFNDNDSPKKQKKISLHEEKANYLRTSLEEKRIKREETAKYRAEKLKILKDLKEIFQTRK; from the exons atgaagaaatctgTGCAATTAGTTAAGAAACACAACACTCGTCAATTGAAGTTGCTTGATGAAATAAccaatatagaatatataatagaagttAATGAAGAAGATTTCAATCGCGCTTATAAAg atattacatTTGCTAATGCTTTGCTACAAAAAGCAAAACATAcccttttaattaacgaaCGTAATTCGAGCACAATTGATAATCCCAGttcttcgaaaaaaaatatgaaaaatataaatactatcaTACAACTTGATGATTTATTGTCAAATATTGAGACTAATCAAAATGAAACAGACAACAATGCTTCAGATATTGATAATGAAACAAACATGTTGAATAtag aatcAATTGAAAAATGGACACATAATGCTATACTTTTGTTGATCTCGCTATATAAAGAAAAGTCGTATATGTTGGGCAAAGAATCccataaaaaaatgtggaaTCTAATTTCCCAACGCATGAAggaaaaacaatataactTTACAGTCActcaatgttataataaaatggacACTTTGAAACGACGGTATCGTCAAATTATCGATCACAACGCTCAAAGtggaaatgataaaaaagaatggaTATATTTAGag tCATTAGATGAGCTCTTTTGCAATAAACCATGGGTAAAACCAATATCTGTAGCGGGATCAAACATTAGAGAATCTGAAAAGTCGGTATTCAATGATAATGACTCGCCAAAAA aacaaaagaAAATCTCATTACATGAAGAAAAAGCTAATTATTTGCGGACATCACTAGAAGAAAAACGTATAAAACGAGAAGAAACAGCTAAATATAGagcagaaaaattaaaaattttaaaagatttaaaagaaatttttcaaacaagaAAGTGA
- the LOC105680010 gene encoding uncharacterized protein isoform X2, with translation MKKSVQLVKKHNTRQLKLLDEITNIEYIIEVNEEDFNRAYKESIEKWTHNAILLLISLYKEKSYMLGKESHKKMWNLISQRMKEKQYNFTVTQCYNKMDTLKRRYRQIIDHNAQSGNDKKEWIYLESLDELFCNKPWVKPISVAGSNIRESEKSVFNDNDSPKKQKKISLHEEKANYLRTSLEEKRIKREETAKYRAEKLKILKDLKEIFQTRK, from the exons atgaagaaatctgTGCAATTAGTTAAGAAACACAACACTCGTCAATTGAAGTTGCTTGATGAAATAAccaatatagaatatataatagaagttAATGAAGAAGATTTCAATCGCGCTTATAAAg aatcAATTGAAAAATGGACACATAATGCTATACTTTTGTTGATCTCGCTATATAAAGAAAAGTCGTATATGTTGGGCAAAGAATCccataaaaaaatgtggaaTCTAATTTCCCAACGCATGAAggaaaaacaatataactTTACAGTCActcaatgttataataaaatggacACTTTGAAACGACGGTATCGTCAAATTATCGATCACAACGCTCAAAGtggaaatgataaaaaagaatggaTATATTTAGag tCATTAGATGAGCTCTTTTGCAATAAACCATGGGTAAAACCAATATCTGTAGCGGGATCAAACATTAGAGAATCTGAAAAGTCGGTATTCAATGATAATGACTCGCCAAAAA aacaaaagaAAATCTCATTACATGAAGAAAAAGCTAATTATTTGCGGACATCACTAGAAGAAAAACGTATAAAACGAGAAGAAACAGCTAAATATAGagcagaaaaattaaaaattttaaaagatttaaaagaaatttttcaaacaagaAAGTGA